CAGCGTATACAGCAATTGTTGCAAGCGAAGAAATTCAGCAAGCGGATATGTCAGAGGTGCCGACCGACTCCGTCGCAGCTCGCACCGTCCCTACACTCGAGGAGCTTTCCGAGGCGCTCAAGGTTGAGGTATACGACAATGTTGGAGCCAAAACTCCTCTTGGCAACCTGACACAGGGTAAAAGAAGCGTTTTGATCTTTACCAGGCATTTCTGTAGGTCTGTCTGCAAGTCTGATAGATTTTACATTGACACACAAAGGGTGTTTGAATTGCCAAGCCTACGTGCGTGTCATCAGCGAATCCATCCCACCTTCCAAGCTTCCTTCGAACACGCAGCGTATGTTACacttacactttctcttaTCTAGTTTCTCACTGTAAGCAGTCATCATCATCGGCAACGGCTCATACCAGCCAATCGATACGTATGCCAACACCACGGCTTCCGCATATCCCATCTACACAGACCCAACATGCCGACTCCACAAGATCTTGAAATTCAAATCAGGCTTAAAAGAGCAAGGATCTGATGAGAAGAAAAAAGACTACATGCAGAACGCAGGGACAGCGATGAGTAGAATCTTCGGTGGCATCAAGGGCGCTCTTGGCAATCTTCAGCATACCGCCTATATTGGACCAAAAGCCTTGAATGGTGGCGAGGTGATCATCTCAGCTGGTAAGTAGATGCTTTGATCGTTTCGTGGTGTGACCAAATACTGATTGTTGAAAAGATGGTCAATGCGAGTACATGTACCGAATGCAGAATACGGTCGACCACACCAATGTCGCCGAGCTGGCCAAGATCGTTGGCGTCGGATCCGCTTCGAATGACCAGGAGCAGGGTAGCAAGTGATAAACAGCGATCTCGAGACAAAATTGCGAGAGGAGGGCGCCTACTTCGTAGGTTTGGTTAACAGACGTTACCTGCCTTTTCTGGCCGCTGCGGTGTGATCCTTCGTCTTGGCTGTATGCAATGTTTTTGCCGAAAGGCCACCCCCTCACGTCAGCACGTCGCAAGTGGTTCGTTGATGGGTCAATTCCGGGCCAAAAGCAACAAGGCTCAGTCATTTGAGTCCTGTTCAATCCGTGAGTGCCGGACATGACCTCATTGCTTCTTAATAATCAATGACTATCCCATGCACAGATCTCTGCTGTCAAATATGAGAAAAAGGTCCGCGGTAAACTCGCAGCGATTGGAACTGGCCGTTTCTTTTTTTCCAATGAGTTAATAAATTTGATTGGAGTTGCAGATCAGAAACGATCAATTGCATGATTTCTGGAGTGAGGATATGTTACATGTTCAATGCTATGAGGCTGACTTAATAGTGATGACTCAAAAGTTCAACTTCACAATGCAGTAGGACCCTCACTTGTTGGTACAGTGGAGCAGGTGGTACCCTTCGTCTGCCTGGTCTCCCCATCGAGGGGCACATTCAGACCCAGGCGATCACGAGTGGAATAGCTGCTTATGCCGCCCTGAGGATCCGCTTCAGTGATAAGCTCCTTGCGACGCGTGTCGACAAGCAGGCGAATCAGGTCAGGGCGCATGTAGTGGCCCGAGAAATCCGCCAAGGCTTTGGTGAGGTGGCATTCATTGAGATCGATCTATTAAGTAGTCAGTGTGGGGTTGTTTCTGTGGGGTGGACATACTTACATCTACGAATAGCAGTCCGTCAAAGTCCTTGTCAGGCTTAGCGACAAGCGTACCGTCAGGCTTGTAGATACGAGCATGTCCGTTGTATGTTGAAGGATCGGTCTCCGGCTCCACACCCTCAGGCGTGGTCTTCTTCAGTCCTTCCTTGCTTAGCCGCTGGAACGGTGCGAGGGTCCAAGTACCGGTCTCGATCGCGTATGCCGGTGTAACCAGATCCGAACACGGCTCAGCAACATTGGTAGCTGGGTCTGGGTATTTCAGCGTCTCTCTGCCGGGGTAGACAGGCCATGCAGCAATGTGAATCTGCTCGCCCTCCGAGACGTTCAAAGCTTTCAAGAAAGGATTCATGTTCTCCCAACAGTTCAGCTGGCCAAGGCGACCAAGCTCTGTCTGGGTGACAGACCTGAAAGTGTCACCAGCACCATCGCCATACACGAGTTTCTCGACATGAGTGGGCTTGATCTTACGGCGGTGATTGATGACATCACCTGTTGGATCAATCAAAGTTTGAGTAAGGTAGAGAGTGGCGTGGTCGATCTCAGAGAAGCCAAGAGAGACGTAACTGTACCGTGTTAGCAATAACGATACACTCCAGCGCCCCATGTCTCACATCTGATTGTCGCGAGCAGCACGGCGAATACGCCTGAACTCCTCTGAGTCGATAGGCAGCGAATTCTCGCGGTACTTCTTCAG
The Ascochyta rabiei chromosome 9, complete sequence DNA segment above includes these coding regions:
- a CDS encoding Cyanide hydratase, encoding MPLTKYKAAAVTSEPCWFDLEAGIQKTIAFINEAGEAGCKLIAFPEVWIPGYPYWMWKVNYQQSLPMLKKYRENSLPIDSEEFRRIRRAARDNQIYVSLGFSEIDHATLYLTQTLIDPTGDVINHRRKIKPTHVEKLVYGDGAGDTFRSVTQTELGRLGQLNCWENMNPFLKALNVSEGEQIHIAAWPVYPGRETLKYPDPATNVAEPCSDLVTPAYAIETGTWTLAPFQRLSKEGLKKTTPEGVEPETDPSTYNGHARIYKPDGTLVAKPDKDFDGLLFVDIDLNECHLTKALADFSGHYMRPDLIRLLVDTRRKELITEADPQGGISSYSTRDRLGLNVPLDGETRQTKGTTCSTVPTSEGPTAL